One Candidatus Thioglobus autotrophicus genomic window, AACCGATCCCTTTGTTTTATTACAATCTGTATTTGCAGGGCATTCAATCGCCACTGATGCGCTCATTGGTGCCTTGATTATTTTGGTGTTTTATTTATTAATTGGTGGGCGAGTTTTTTGCTCTTGGGTGTGCCCGGTAAATATCATAACGGACTCGGCATCCTGGCTTAGATGTAGACTTGGCATTAAGACCAATAGTGGCGGCGTTTCCAGAAAAACGCGCTATTGGCTATTGGCCACTATTATGCTTGTATCCTTAATAACCGGATCCATTGTTTGGGAGTTGATAAACCCGGTTTCGATGCTGCACCGCGGTATTATTTTTGGCATGAGTTTTGGCTGGTTTTTAATTGTATTGTTGTTTTTATTTGATGTGTTTGTGGTTAAAAATGGCTGGTGCTCGCGGATATGTCCAATGGGAGCTTTTTATTCACTATTGGGTAAATTTTCAATACTAAGGGTAAATGCATCCCGTAGAGATGCGTGCACAGATTGCTTGGAATGCTTTATCGTCTGCCCTGAATCACAAGTTATTAACCCGGCATTAAAGGGTACAAAATCTCCCATTGTACTGGATAGTAATTGTACAAATTGCGGCAGATGTATTGATATTTGTGAGCCAAAAGTCTTTAGTTACTCCTCTCGAATAAAGAGAAATTAGTACAAAACAACCTATGTTAATGAAATAAAACGTTGAAGCGTTTAAAGTTGTTAGTTCATTTTAATAGCTAATTTATTTCAATAAAATTTACGAGGAGAAGAGATGGCCATCACAAGAAGAGAGTTCATTAAAAATAGTGCAATTAGCGCAACAGCTGCAACAGCTGGCGTAACCTTGCCAGGTATTGCCTTATCAAATTACAACGAAAGTGTTGACGGTATTAAGTGGGATAAAATTCCCTGTCGTTTTTGTGGCACTGGTTGTTCCGTTTTAGTAGGTACTAAAAATGGCAAAATGGTGGCCTCACAGGGTGATCCAGATGCACCAGTAAATAAAGGTCTTAACTGTGTTAAGGGTTATTTCTTATCAAAAATTATGTATGGTAAGGATCGACTTACTCAGCCTCTTCTTCGTAAGAAAAATGGTAAATATGATAAAAATGGTGATTTCACTCCAGTATCTTGGGATGAAGCATTTGACATCATGGAAGAAAAATGGAAGACCGCCCTTAATGTATCTAAAGAAGAAAATAAAGGTAAGCCTGCTGACAAGCTAACCTCTCGTGTTGGTATGTTTGGCTCAGGACAGTGGACTGTTTGGGAGGGTTACGCAGCAAGTAAATTATTCAAAGCTGGCTTTAGATCAAATAATATCGATCCTAATGCTCGTCATTGTATGGCATCAGCAGTGGGCGCTTTTATTCGCGCCTTTGGTTCGGATGAGCCAATGGGTTGTTATGATGACTTCGAGCATGGCGATGCATTTGTGCTTTGGGGTTCGAATATGGCAGAGATGCATCCAATTTTATGGTCTCGTATTTCTGATACTCGCCTCACCAAGAAAGACTCAGAGGTTCATGTGTTGTCAACATACGAGCATCGTTCATTTGAGTTAGCAGATAATGGCATGATCATGAATCCGCAGTCAGATTTAGCGATTCTTAACTACATTGCAAATTACATTGTTGAAAATAAGGCTTATAACAAAGATTTTTTAAGAAAGCATGTTAATTTCAACAAAACTCCAACTGATATTGGTTATGGATTGAGAAATGAACACCCACTGCAAAAAAATGCTAAAAATCCTAATAAAGGCAAACTGACTAAAATTAGTTGGGAAGAGTACAAAGAATCACTTAAGCCTTATACTTTAGAAAAAGCAGTTGAGATTTCAGGTGTTCCAGCAGAAAAATTAGAGCGTTTGGCTAAGCTTTATGCTGATCCAGATAAAAAAATCGTATCACTATGGACAATGGGCTTTAACCAGCATACTCGTGGTGTTTGGGTAAATGGTCTAATGTACAACGTACACCTATTAACCGGTAAGATTTCTGAGCCTGGCAATGGTCCATTCTCACTAACTGGCCAACCTTCAGCTTGTGGTACTGCTCGTGAGGTAGGTACATTTGCTCACCGTCTACCTGCAGATTATGTCATCATGAAAAAATCACACCGTGATTTTGCTGAGAAAATTTGGAAGCTGCCAGAAGGCACAATTCCTGGTAAGAAAGGCTTGCACGCGGTTGCACAAAGTAGAGCGCTTAAAGATGGCAAGTTGAATGTTTACTGGGTAATGTGTAATAACAACATGCAAGCCGGCCCTAATATCAACGATGAAATGCTACCTGGTTGGAGAAATCCAGATAACTTTGTTGTAGTGTCAGACCCGTATCCAACAGTATCCGCACAAGCGGCTGATCTTATTTTGCCAACAGCAATGTGGGCAGAAAAAGAAGGTGCATACGGTAATGCTGAAAGACGCACACAATTCTGGCGCCAGCAAGTTCAGGCACCAGGTAAAGCAAAATCTGATTTATGGCAGTTGGTTGAATTCTCCAAGAGATTTACAACGGACGACGCTTGGACAGATGAGTTGCTAGCTAAAAACCCAGAATATAAAGGTAAAAATTTATACGATGTACTGTTTGCCAATGGTCAAGTTGATAAATTTGATAAGCAAGATATTACCGATGATCGTGGTAACAAATACGATAACAATGAAATGGATGATTTTGGCTACTACATTCAAAAAGGATTGTTTGAAGAGTATCGCAGGTTCCAGCTTGAAGGGCCTAAAAAAGGCCATGAGCAGGCAGACTTCGATGTGTATCACAAGGCTAGAGGTTTGCGCTGGCCAGTGGTCAACGGCAAAGAAACGCTATGGCGTTACCGTGAAGGCTATGATCCATATGTTAAATCTGGTGAAGATGTTAGTTTTTATGGGAATAAAGATGGCAAGGCCAATATTATTACCGCACCATACGAGCCACCTGCAGAAGTGCCAGATGAAGAATTTGACTTATGGATGTCAACCGGACGTGTACTTGAGCACTGGCATTCAGGCTCCATGACAAGACGTGTACCGGAGTTGTATCGCGCAGTGCCAGATGCGGTCATTTACATGCATCCAGATGATGCTAAATCACGTGGTTTAAGACGTGGTAAAAACGCTAAAGTTGTTTCTTCACGTGGTGAAATTGTTGCCATGATTGAAACCAAAGGCCGTAACAAGCCACCTAAGGGTTTGGTATTTGTACCGTGGTTCGATGCATCGCGCTTAGTTAATAAACTAATACTGGATGCGACTGATCCACTTTCTAAAGAAACGGACTACAAAAAGACGCCCGTTAAAATTGTTAAGGTATAGGAGGAGATGAGCATGAAAACTAAAATATTAGCACTAACAATTGCATCAGTTTTTACACTAGGATCTCAGGCTAATTTCTTTGGCAGTGGCCATAACTGGAATAATCCATTTTCAACAGTCATTGAAAATATTAAAGAGGTGGCTGAAGAGGTTAAAGAGGTTGCAACTGATACGGTAGATTCGGTTAAAGATGCTACAGAGGTGGTGGTTGATACAGTCACTGATGTGGCTAGTTCAGCAGCCGATGTTGTTGACGTTGCTTCTCTTCGTGGTACTCATGTACTGGATGATTTGTCAATTGCACCAGATAAAATTAAGTGGATTAAGAAAAATGTTGAGTTTGAAAGAAATTATGATGATCAGCCGCCACTAATTCCACACAAAACGGATGGCATGACAATAAATCTTAAAAAGAATAAATGTTTGAGTTGCCATAGTGATGAGAATTATAAAGAAGAAGATTCACCAAAAATGTCAAGCACACACTTCTTTACTCGTGATGAAACACGCTTACCTGAAATGTCGCCAAGACGCTATTTTTGCCTACAGTGTCATGTTCCTCAGGCTAAGTTAGATCCTTTAGTTGACAGTAACTTTGTTAACTTAGATGAGTAGCATTTGAGTGAGTGTCATGACCAGAGCCCAACTCCTGCGAGGGGGGTGGGGCTCAAATAAGAAATCTGTTGTTAGGCCGCCATGGGCTAAGGACGAGGCTTTGTTTACAGATTTGTGTAATCGGTGTGGTGCTTGTATAGACGCATGTCCTGAGAAGATTATCACAACAGGATCTGGAAAGTTTCCAGTGATTGATTTTAGTAAAGGTGGCTGTAGCTTTTGCAAAAAATGTGTGACATCTTGTCAGTATGACGCTTTTAGTAAGGTCGATGCACCTTGGAATTTGACGGCCAATATTAAAGACAGTTGTCTGTCTAAAATTGGCGTGGTTTGCCAGTCATGCTCTGAGGTGTGCGAGCACGGAGCTATTGAATTTAGCCTGCAAATGGGAGGTGTGCCACAAATCGCAATGGACACCAGCCATTGTAATGGTTGTGGTGAGTGTGTTTCAGTTTGCCCAAAGAGCGCCATACAATTAAATTAAATATATTTTATAAAAGGAGAAAATAAAATGAATAGAAGAGCTGCTATAAAAATGTTAATGGGTGGTGCAGTTGCGCTATCTGGAATATTGCCGTTAAGTGCAATTGCCAACTTCATGGGTAATTTAAAAGCCGATGATGCAATCAGTAAAATTACCGGTGGAAAGCACACAGCCTCAGCTGATTTAAAGCTTAAAACCCCAAAGTTGGCTGAGAATGGATCACAAGTCCCAGTAACAGTTGATGCAACTGCATTAACAGGTGTTAAAAGTGTTTTTTTGATTGTTCATGAAAATCTTAAGCCGGTGGCTATGCGTGTAGATTTTGAATCTGCAGATGTTGCTGCTTTTGCCAGTTTCAGAGTGAAGATGGGCAAGCCTACTAAAGTTACGGCCATTGCGCATACTGCAAACGGCTTTGTAACGGCTAATGGCATTACTAAAGTTACCAAAGGTGGCTGTTAATCTAATTAAGGAGAATTTATCATGGCAAAAAAAATTAAAGCAAGAGCAAAAATGAAAAGCGGCCTTATTGAGGTTAAATATAAAATTACACACCCAATGGAAACTGGACGAAGAAAAGACAAGGCGGGAAATATTGTTGCTGAAGAATACATTAATCACATCACGATTTTAAAAAATGGTAAAGAGATGTTAAGACTATCTCCTAACTCTACAGTATCTGCAAATCCGTACTTATTTGTTAAATTAAATGGCGCTAAAGGTGATGAAATTACCTTGTCATGGGTGAGTAATACTGGTGAAAAAAATTCATCCACAACCAAAGTTAAATAACCAGTTAAATTATGTTTACTAATAAACCCTTACTGATTAATATTGGTAAGGGTTTATTAGTATCTGGATGAATATAAAAAAAAGGGGGAGTAGCATGAATACCATTATTAAAATTGGCATTATTCTAGGTGGAGGTGTTGGTGCTTATGGCATGGGGTCTTTTATGTACAACATGGGCCATGATATGACTAACATGACAAAATCTGTTGGGCAAATGACTCAAGACGTCCACTCTATGGCAAGGAACATGAATGGCATGGCTGGAAACATGATGCAAATGGCTCAAAGCATGGTGGAAGGCCAAAAGAAAATGGGTGATGATTTTTCAAATGTTGCTAAAGATATGAATGTTATGACAAGATCGATGGCCTCAATGGGTAATGATATGCATAAGATGGGTGGTCAAATTGCACAAATGAATGACAATATTAAAAACATGAATGGATCAATGGCTCAAATGAGTAACGATATGTCAATTATGAATGGATCGATGTCAGGTATGCGTTACGATATTAATAAATTTACCAAACCTGAAAATATCATGATGCCTTGGCTGAGATAGGAGTTGAATATGAATAACAAAACCTCACTAAAAATAACTGCATTATTTTTAACACTCACATTCCAAGTGCAGGCATCTGATCCTGTTAATGGGCAAATTATTGCCGCTAAGTCATGCGATCGATGCCATGGGGAGTTTGGCATTAGTGATGATACTGATACGCCTCATTTGGCATCACAAAGTGTTAACTATATCGTTAAGCAGTTAAAAGATTACAAGAGCAAGGCTCGCAAAGATAAGAATATGTACAAGCGTGCTAAAAAGTTAAACAATAAGCAAATGCTCGATGTTGGCGCTTGGTATGAATCTCAATTGTTACCTGAACAAAATCCTACTCTAAGGGAGGCAATTAAAACACCTGCACTAATAAATAAAGGTGACACCAATCGCGGTATTCCGCCGTGTGATTTGTGTCATGGAAAAGATGGAAAAACTTCAATTGGATCAACGCCAGTGTTGGCAGGTCAGCAGTTTGGTTATTTACTTTCTACTATGGAGTATTTTGCAGACGGGTCTCGAAACAATGATCCAGGCGGCGCTGTGCAAAGCATTATTAGGAAGTTATCAGATGTTGAGATACAAGCGTTGGCAAAATATTATTCACATTTAGGTGGAACCGAGGTTGAGGAGTAAAACCCCTACCAAGTGACATTCTCTATTAAAGATTGAATGAGCTTATTAGCTTTAATAGTGGGCGCTTCTGATTGTTGATCTAGTGGCTTTAGCTTTGTATACACCAGATGAGTTTGCTTAGAATTGTTACTTAGTGTGTATAGCGCAATTTTAAAAGGACAAGCTGAAATATTTAAATGATTAGCCAGTACCAATTGATGAGATATGCTGGCAGAGCAAAATTCAATAATTTCTGCCTGGTGATAAATTTCTTTTGCATTCGATATACTGTCTTTGGTGCGATTCAACATGTCACTCGCATGATATATTTTAGAGATATTAAGCGCTCTTTGTTCAATGCCATCAATCAGATTACTGCGAATATCTTCATAGGTGTTGTCAACAGACGTACTGATAACCGTATTAGCCCATGTAGTATTTGAAAAATAAATACCAGTAATGAGTAATAAAAGTTTTGCCGTTATATTTGTTTTCAAGGATTTATAAGGTTGGTTGTTAGGGGCTTCCTTAGTTTTTTATATCACTATGGGAGAGAGGGTTTAAAAGAAAGGAAGCTTGAAAAAATATTATAGGTCAAATTTATTTCTAACGAAATAACCTATGTTATTTGTTTACATTAAACAACCTTATAGAATTAAACCTAATAATAAATTTGTTAAGCAAGTCTATACTGTTTTTTTATTATTTAAGTGAGGGGGCTCTGCTGGTTAGTAGTAGGGGTTAATTTAATATAAACAACATGGAGTTTTATGATGAAAGATACAATCATTAAATCTACACTACTAGTTGCCACATTGGCGTTAGGTTCGTATGCCCAAGCTGCGCCATCTGGCCAAGCTTTAGGCTACACATGTGCAGGTTGTCATGGTACCAATGGTGCCAGTACAGGTAATGCTATTCCATCTATCGCAGGTTTATCTGAAACCTACATGGTAGAAACAATGAATGCATATAAGTCAGGTGATAAAGCTTCTACCATTATGGGTAGAATCGCTAAAGGTTATTCTGAAGAAGATATTGAAAATATGGCAGGTTTTTTTGCTGAGCAAGAGGTACACAAAAACACTAACCAATCTTTCGATGCAGCCAAAGCCAATGCAGGGCAGGCGTTACACGAGAAATATTGTGATAAGTGTCATACTGAAGGCGGTACTGTAGCAGATGATGATGCAGGTCAATTATCGGGTAATGCTAAGCTATTTATGCAATATTCATTGGCTGATTTCCATGATGGATCGCGCGACATGGAAAAGAAAATGGCTAAAAAAATGAAGAGAATGATGAAGAAAGATTCGGATGCATTCGATAAGCTTGTCAATTACTACACAAGTGGTCAATAGAGGAGAATACTGATGAGTAAACAAAATAGAAGAAGTTTTTTAAAGACATTAGGTCTGGGTGCGACAGCTGCAACTGCAGCAACATATGCGCCATTTGCAATTGGCGGCTCTAGCAAGAAAGTGGTTGTGATTGGTGGTGGTATGGGTGGTGCAGTTGCCGCAAAATACATTCGTATGATGGATAAGTCTGTTGAAGTTACGTTAATTGAAGCAAACGAAAATTACTTTACCTGCTTTGGCAGTAATGAAGTATTAAGTGGTGAGCGCACCATGGATTCAATTAAGTTTGGCTATGACGGTCTTAAGGGTCATGGCGTTAACGTAGTAATTGACAAAGTTATTGATATTGATGCAAGCGGAAGACGCGTTAAGACAGCAAGCGGTCGTAGCTTTAATTATGATCGTTGTATCGTCTCTCCTGGTGTCTCTTTCAGATACGACAAAATTGATGGCTATGATGAAAGTGTGGCAAATACCAAGATTACACATGCTTGGAAAGCGGGTCCACAGACAGCTTTATTGCGTGATCAAATCCAATCAATGAGAAAGGGTGGAACAGTCATCATTTCTGCGCCACCTAATCCATTCCGTTGTCCTCCAGGGCCTTATGAGCGTACCGCACAAATTGCTCATTACTTGAAGCATAACAACCCTACAGCTAAAATTTTAGTTTTGGATGATAAGGAAAAATTCTCAAAGTTTGGATTATTTACTGCTGGCTGGAAAAAGCATTACGGCTATGGCACGGACAACTCTATGATTGAATGGGTGAAAGGCTCTGCTGGTGGTAAGATTGAATCAGTTGATGTTGCTGGTATGACATTATCGGGTGAAGTTGACGACTATAAAGGTGATGTAATTAATATTATCCCTGCTCAAAAAGCAGGGCATATTGCTCATGTTACTGGCTTAACTAATGATTCTGGCTGGTGCCCTATTGAAGGCAAAACTTTCGAATCAACCATTCACAAAAATATCCATGTGATTGGTGATTCAGCTATTCAGTCTCCACTACCTAAGTCTGGCTACGCAGCCAACTCAGAAGGCAAAGTGTGTGCAGCAGCAGTGGTTGCAATGCTAAATGGTGATAAAATTCCAGATCCTTCATACGTTAACACTTGTTACTCAGTTATTGCGCCAGGCGACGGCATTTCTGTTGCGATGGTTTATAACTATGCAAATGGAAAAATTAACAAGGTTAAAGGCTCTGGTGGTTTAACACCAGGCAAGTTTGATGCCAAAGCTCGTGCAAGAGAGCAGCAAAATGGCTATTCATGGTTTGATAATATCACCAATGATACATTTGGCTAAATAACGTCAAGTTTTAAAAAAACTTAATAAGTCCGTACTCATGTAAGGACTTTTTTTATGTTTTTTTTAAATTTTATGTTTTTTCCTTTTTTTTACCTATAATCTTAATTTTATGGGTTTTGTTGACCTATTATATGATAATATAGTAATATTGAAAATTTGAGGAGAAAAGCATGTCTTGTGGGGGTAGTGATAAAAATAAAGTAAACTGCATGGAATGTGGCATACGAAAGGACTCGCTGTTTAAAGATTTGGATGATGAAGAGATCGTGCTAGCAGAGTCACACATTGATTTACAAAGGCAGTGTAAGCCAGGTGAGTATGTTATCAGTGAGCAGCATCAGGCAAAATCAAGCTACATTCTTGCTTCAGGCTGTGTAATTTTAGGCACTTATTTGGAAGATGGCTCTCGGCAAATATTCCAATTGGCTTTGCCTGGCGATGTGATTGGCTTTGGTGTTAATAAAGACAATGGGTATTTTGCACAAGCCATTTCCGATGTAAAAGTATGTGTTATGAGTAACACCTCTTTGGACAATTTGGTGAAAAATCATAGTGCTGTTGCTATGCGCTTGATTGAAAACCTTGCTAAAAGTAACTCCTCTTATCAGCAATATTTATTAAGCCTAGGTCGTAAAGACGCCAGACAAGCGCTAGCCTATCTAATAATGGATGTTACAGAGCGACTTAAGAAGCAAGTCCCTGGGTGTTCACTTGACAAGTCAGAAGGTTGTTTTTTTCCACTAAACCAAGAGGCGATGGCTGATACTTTAGGGATTACAAAGGTGCATGTTTCTCGTGTGATATCTCAATTCAAAAAAGAAGGCTTGATTGAGTGTAGTCATAAAAAACTAAAAGTGTTAAATCAAGAAAAACTTGGTGAAATAGGTAACTACGCCGCTAGTATTTAATTTATTTCTTTATTGTTTTTAAAGTTTTTTTCTGCCC contains:
- the napH gene encoding quinol dehydrogenase ferredoxin subunit NapH, which encodes MKKVNICKVVGKDAKVSRGWLSSHKYLILRRLSQLSILGLFLLGPWFGIWIVKGNLSSSLTLDTLPLTDPFVLLQSVFAGHSIATDALIGALIILVFYLLIGGRVFCSWVCPVNIITDSASWLRCRLGIKTNSGGVSRKTRYWLLATIMLVSLITGSIVWELINPVSMLHRGIIFGMSFGWFLIVLLFLFDVFVVKNGWCSRICPMGAFYSLLGKFSILRVNASRRDACTDCLECFIVCPESQVINPALKGTKSPIVLDSNCTNCGRCIDICEPKVFSYSSRIKRN
- the napA gene encoding nitrate reductase catalytic subunit NapA, translating into MAITRREFIKNSAISATAATAGVTLPGIALSNYNESVDGIKWDKIPCRFCGTGCSVLVGTKNGKMVASQGDPDAPVNKGLNCVKGYFLSKIMYGKDRLTQPLLRKKNGKYDKNGDFTPVSWDEAFDIMEEKWKTALNVSKEENKGKPADKLTSRVGMFGSGQWTVWEGYAASKLFKAGFRSNNIDPNARHCMASAVGAFIRAFGSDEPMGCYDDFEHGDAFVLWGSNMAEMHPILWSRISDTRLTKKDSEVHVLSTYEHRSFELADNGMIMNPQSDLAILNYIANYIVENKAYNKDFLRKHVNFNKTPTDIGYGLRNEHPLQKNAKNPNKGKLTKISWEEYKESLKPYTLEKAVEISGVPAEKLERLAKLYADPDKKIVSLWTMGFNQHTRGVWVNGLMYNVHLLTGKISEPGNGPFSLTGQPSACGTAREVGTFAHRLPADYVIMKKSHRDFAEKIWKLPEGTIPGKKGLHAVAQSRALKDGKLNVYWVMCNNNMQAGPNINDEMLPGWRNPDNFVVVSDPYPTVSAQAADLILPTAMWAEKEGAYGNAERRTQFWRQQVQAPGKAKSDLWQLVEFSKRFTTDDAWTDELLAKNPEYKGKNLYDVLFANGQVDKFDKQDITDDRGNKYDNNEMDDFGYYIQKGLFEEYRRFQLEGPKKGHEQADFDVYHKARGLRWPVVNGKETLWRYREGYDPYVKSGEDVSFYGNKDGKANIITAPYEPPAEVPDEEFDLWMSTGRVLEHWHSGSMTRRVPELYRAVPDAVIYMHPDDAKSRGLRRGKNAKVVSSRGEIVAMIETKGRNKPPKGLVFVPWFDASRLVNKLILDATDPLSKETDYKKTPVKIVKV
- a CDS encoding nitrate reductase cytochrome c-type subunit produces the protein MKTKILALTIASVFTLGSQANFFGSGHNWNNPFSTVIENIKEVAEEVKEVATDTVDSVKDATEVVVDTVTDVASSAADVVDVASLRGTHVLDDLSIAPDKIKWIKKNVEFERNYDDQPPLIPHKTDGMTINLKKNKCLSCHSDENYKEEDSPKMSSTHFFTRDETRLPEMSPRRYFCLQCHVPQAKLDPLVDSNFVNLDE
- the napF gene encoding ferredoxin-type protein NapF; amino-acid sequence: MTRAQLLRGGWGSNKKSVVRPPWAKDEALFTDLCNRCGACIDACPEKIITTGSGKFPVIDFSKGGCSFCKKCVTSCQYDAFSKVDAPWNLTANIKDSCLSKIGVVCQSCSEVCEHGAIEFSLQMGGVPQIAMDTSHCNGCGECVSVCPKSAIQLN
- a CDS encoding thiosulfate oxidation carrier protein SoxY — its product is MNRRAAIKMLMGGAVALSGILPLSAIANFMGNLKADDAISKITGGKHTASADLKLKTPKLAENGSQVPVTVDATALTGVKSVFLIVHENLKPVAMRVDFESADVAAFASFRVKMGKPTKVTAIAHTANGFVTANGITKVTKGGC
- the soxZ gene encoding thiosulfate oxidation carrier complex protein SoxZ; the encoded protein is MAKKIKARAKMKSGLIEVKYKITHPMETGRRKDKAGNIVAEEYINHITILKNGKEMLRLSPNSTVSANPYLFVKLNGAKGDEITLSWVSNTGEKNSSTTKVK
- a CDS encoding c-type cytochrome, with the protein product MNNKTSLKITALFLTLTFQVQASDPVNGQIIAAKSCDRCHGEFGISDDTDTPHLASQSVNYIVKQLKDYKSKARKDKNMYKRAKKLNNKQMLDVGAWYESQLLPEQNPTLREAIKTPALINKGDTNRGIPPCDLCHGKDGKTSIGSTPVLAGQQFGYLLSTMEYFADGSRNNDPGGAVQSIIRKLSDVEIQALAKYYSHLGGTEVEE
- a CDS encoding c-type cytochrome — its product is MMKDTIIKSTLLVATLALGSYAQAAPSGQALGYTCAGCHGTNGASTGNAIPSIAGLSETYMVETMNAYKSGDKASTIMGRIAKGYSEEDIENMAGFFAEQEVHKNTNQSFDAAKANAGQALHEKYCDKCHTEGGTVADDDAGQLSGNAKLFMQYSLADFHDGSRDMEKKMAKKMKRMMKKDSDAFDKLVNYYTSGQ
- a CDS encoding NAD(P)/FAD-dependent oxidoreductase, coding for MSKQNRRSFLKTLGLGATAATAATYAPFAIGGSSKKVVVIGGGMGGAVAAKYIRMMDKSVEVTLIEANENYFTCFGSNEVLSGERTMDSIKFGYDGLKGHGVNVVIDKVIDIDASGRRVKTASGRSFNYDRCIVSPGVSFRYDKIDGYDESVANTKITHAWKAGPQTALLRDQIQSMRKGGTVIISAPPNPFRCPPGPYERTAQIAHYLKHNNPTAKILVLDDKEKFSKFGLFTAGWKKHYGYGTDNSMIEWVKGSAGGKIESVDVAGMTLSGEVDDYKGDVINIIPAQKAGHIAHVTGLTNDSGWCPIEGKTFESTIHKNIHVIGDSAIQSPLPKSGYAANSEGKVCAAAVVAMLNGDKIPDPSYVNTCYSVIAPGDGISVAMVYNYANGKINKVKGSGGLTPGKFDAKARAREQQNGYSWFDNITNDTFG
- a CDS encoding Crp/Fnr family transcriptional regulator is translated as MSCGGSDKNKVNCMECGIRKDSLFKDLDDEEIVLAESHIDLQRQCKPGEYVISEQHQAKSSYILASGCVILGTYLEDGSRQIFQLALPGDVIGFGVNKDNGYFAQAISDVKVCVMSNTSLDNLVKNHSAVAMRLIENLAKSNSSYQQYLLSLGRKDARQALAYLIMDVTERLKKQVPGCSLDKSEGCFFPLNQEAMADTLGITKVHVSRVISQFKKEGLIECSHKKLKVLNQEKLGEIGNYAASI